The following DNA comes from Miscanthus floridulus cultivar M001 unplaced genomic scaffold, ASM1932011v1 fs_486_1_2, whole genome shotgun sequence.
CTTGGCCTTGATGAGGCCCAGCACGTTGGCGCACACGCCCAGCTTCAGCGCGTCCCGGGGGCACCccatcccgccgccgccgctgcttgggGCCGGAGGGCatggcggtggaggcggcggcgggcagTTGGTGTAGTGCGCCGACGCTAAGAGCGCAAAGCAGTTGACTacggcgagcaccaccaccagagccgccgccgccgccgctcctctcgacgccgacgccgccaTTATATATCTTGTATGCTCAGCTGGTGCACACTTATTTTGGGCCGGCATACATATTTTCGAGAGAGGTACATCGATCGCTCTATATACAGTACATCAGGGGGCCGGGGCTAGGGTAGCTAGGTAGTGGCTGGCTGG
Coding sequences within:
- the LOC136531949 gene encoding cortical cell-delineating protein-like, whose translation is MPAQNKCAPAEHTRYIMAASASRGAAAAAALVVVLAVVNCFALLASAHYTNCPPPPPPPCPPAPSSGGGGMGCPRDALKLGVCANVLGLIKAKVGLPPTEPCCPLLDGLVDLEAAVCLCTAIKANVLGIHLNLPIDLTLLLNHCGKTAPKAFYCGTA